A genomic window from Montipora capricornis isolate CH-2021 chromosome 8, ASM3666992v2, whole genome shotgun sequence includes:
- the LOC138060702 gene encoding TBC1 domain family member 16-like, with protein sequence MLSHLIKFAVEGAAVYDSSFSSSFYVDTEDDMDESDELMFCKNNVCVHVNSTLDDSHIPGYFKLNSKTRQNGHIRLLVTWTPNALLCGQKKSLNFDDNCIECKGLLISSNSPETFNVDLSEMKTLRIFYDRDDETCGQLVIGNHENHYKVFHFHYGGVDHITQILEDWNWCSQVFEPLDRKEIRRKTFIVISKRNPKQGFHPEEGRFDPMPVKTWRFFFNERGQIEDVANFRKATFFGGLSPEVRKEAWKFLLHYFPFVSTAQERELLKKEKETQYMEIELSRKNKSEQEKAQFWKTVQCTVDKDVVRTDRSHPYFAGDDNPNVGIMRNILLNYATYNHEVGYNQGMSDLLASVLAIVQDEVDAFWCFAGLMEGSVFVTSPKDDVMDKQLTYFRELLRMLEPDFYAHILLQDAAMDMLFCHRWLLLSFKREFFNEEVLKMWEACWSRYQTDYFHIFLCVAMVQEYGKTVVEQDMQADDMLQFFTDLSMKMDGTRVLRVARQLLFKFRQLPGIPCSLRGLLSGPGIWDSAPLPEIQCSCHERCLYLLHSESTKEDEKSEESDNENRRLSAETTSESENPVCDRGDDLDKTSSDLENGLEIREVTNTRTCELTSEQIREGSDIIEKSEDAAWTKQGKIGKVCEDAGGAGLNAIKDQLEQQLPYEVKEEIKENTS encoded by the exons ATGCTGAGCCACTTGATTAAGTTTGCGGTCGAAGGAGCCGCTGTTTACGATTCTTcgttttcaagttctttttacGTGGACACGGAAGATGACATGGACGAAAGCGACGAACTAATGTTCTGCAAGAACAACGTCTGTGTTCATGTTAACTCAACTTTGGATGACTCTCACATACCAGGATACTTCAAGTTAAATTCAAAAACACGACAGAACGGACACATTCGACTTCTGGTTACTTGGACACCGAACGCGTTGCTCTGCGGACAAAAGAAGAGTTTGAATTTTGATGATAACTGCATAGAATGTAAGGGACTGCTCATTTCAAGCAACTCTCCAGAGACTTTTAATGTTGATCTTAGCGAAATGAAAACCCTAAGAATATTTTACGATCGAGACGATGAAACGTGTGGACAGCTAGTAATTGGCAACCATGAAAATCACTACAAAGTATTCCACTTCCACTATGGTGGAGTTGACCACATAACTCAGATATTGGAGGACTGGAATTGGTGTTCGCAAGTTTTTGAACCCTTGGATCGAAAAGAAATTCGAAGGAAAACTTTTATCGTTATTTCTAAAAGGAATCCAAAACAAGGATTTCATCCTGAGGAAGGGAGATTCGATCCCATGCCAGTAAAAACatggagatttttttttaatgaaagaggTCAGATTGAAGACGTGGCAAATTTTCGTAAG GCAACCTTCTTTGGTGGTCTGAGTCCTGAGGTCAGAAAAGAAGCCTGGAAATTTCTGCTGCATTACTTCCCATTTGTTTCAACTGCTCAGGAGAGAGAATTGCTGAAAAAAGAGAAGGAAACACAGTACATGGAAATAGAGCTATCACG GAAAAATAAAAGTGAACAGGAAAAGGCACAATTTTGGAAGACAGTCCAGTGTACTGTTGACAAGGATGTTGTGCGCACAGACAGGTCACATCCATATTTTGCTGGAGATGACAATCCAAATGTTGGTATTATGAG GAATATCCTGCTCAATTATGCAACGTACAATCACGAGGTTGGGTACAATCAGGGAATGTCAGATCTTCTGGCATCAGTGCTTGCAATAGTTCAAGACGAAGTTGATGCTTTCTGGTGTTTTGCTGGTTTGATGGAAGGAAGTGTGTTTGTAACATCACCGAAAGATGATGTCATGGACAAACAGTTG ACATATTTCCGTGAGCTTTTGCGGATGTTGGAGCCGGATTTCTATGCCCATATCTTGCTGCAAGATGCAGCCATGGACATGTTGTTCTGTCATCGCTGGCTACTTCTCTCATTCAAGCGAGAATTCTTCAATGAGGAAGTTTTGAAAATGTGGGAAGCATGCTGGTCGCGCTACCAAACGGACTATTTTCACATCTTCTTGTGCGTTGCAATGGTCCAGGAATACGGCAAGACAGTTGTAGAGCAAGACATGCAAGCAGATGATATGTTGCAATTTTTCACTGATCTGTCCATGAAGATGGATGGGACGAGGGTCCTGCGAGTTGCGCGCCAGCTGCTGTTCAAGTTTCGTCAGTTACCCGGAATTCCTTGCTCGCTTCGTGGTCTGCTCTCGGGGCCTGGGATCTGGGACAGTGCACCATTACCTGAGATTCAATGCAGTTGTCACGAGAGATGCTTGTACCTGCTGCATAGCGAATCCACGAAAGAAGATGAGAAATCTGAAGAGAGCGACAATGAAAACAGAAGGTTGTCTGCAGAAACAACAAGCGAGTCTGAAAACCCAGTTTGTGACCGTGGTGATGATCTTGACAAGACGTCATCAGATTTAGAAAATGGTCTTGAAATACGTGAAGTAACTAATACAAGAACGTGTGAGTTAACTTCTGAACAAATACGCGAGGGTAGTGATATCATTGAAAAGAGTGAAGATGCGGCATGGACCAAACAAGGCAAAATTGGTAAAGTATGTGAGGATGCTGGTGGAGCTGGGTTGAATGCAATTAAAGATCAACTGGAACAACAGCTTCCGTATGAGGTGAAAGAAGAGATAAAGGAAAACACTTCATGA